The DNA region GCGTTCTCCCCGTGCTGGTCCCGTCCGAAGGGGTCGAGCCGGACGGGGCCGTCTGCTCCGGTGCCGGACCCTCCTCGGAGGGGGACGGCTCCGTGGCCGGGGCGGTCGTGCTCGGCGGCAGCGGCGGTGTCCATGCGGTGGGCCTCTCGGGGGCTGGCGGGCGGGGCGGGGTGAAGGCGCTGTAGAGCACCGGCAGGCTGACCAGGGCGCGTGACCACGGCGACGGGCGCCAGGCCAGCTCGCCCGCCGGTACGGCCAGTTGGAGGTCCGGCAGGCGGTGCAGCAGGGTCTCGACGGCGGTCTCGACGATGATCCGGGCCGGCTGCTGGGCCGGGCAGACGTGCTTGCCCGCGCCCCACGCGAGGTGGGCCCGGTTGCCGCCGAGCGCGCCGTGCCCGAGGGCGCCGGTGCCCTGGGCGGCCGGGTCGGCGTTGGCCGCGGCCAGGCCGAGGACGAGCATGTCGCCCCGGCTGATGTACTGGCCGCCGAGGACGGTGTCGCCGGTGGCCCACCGGCCGGGGAAGTTCTGCGTCGGCGGGTCGCGCCAGAGCACCTCCTCCAGCGCGTCCGAGACGGTCAGCCGTCCGCCGGTGAGGGTGGCCCGGAACCGGCGGTCGGTCAGCAGCAGCCGCAGCGTGTTGCCGGTCCAGCAGATGGTGGTCTCGTTGCCGGCGACCATCATCACCACCAGGTGGTGCACCGCCTCCTCGTCGGTCAGCGCGGCCGGGTGGGCCAGCAGCCAGGAGGTCAGGTCGGCGCCGGGGGTGGTCCGGCGGTGCCGGACCAGGTCGACCAGGATCGCCTGGAACTCGGTGTTGGCGCGCACCGACTCGGCGCCGCTGTCGGCGATGTGGCTGATCAGCTGGATCAGGTGCTGGCCGGTCTCGGCGGGCAGGCCGAGCAGCTGGGTGAAGACCAGCAGCGGCAGCCGGCGCGCGTACTGGGCGACCAGGTCGGCGGTGCCGTCCGGGCCCCAGCTGTCGATCAGCGCGTCGGCGGCGGTCTCGGTGGTCTCGCGCAGCTGCCGGTGGTCGATCTGGGCGAGCGTGTCGGCGACGGCGGCGCGCAGCCGCTGGTGCTCGGCGCCGTCCAGGTTGAGCAGGGTGGGGCGCCAGGCGGTCATCGGCTGGAGCCGCGAGTCGGCGGCGAGGCGGCCCTCGGCGGGGACCCGCCAGCGGCGCGAGTCCTTGGAGAACAGCGCCTCGTTGCGGGTGAGTTCGAGCAGTTCGGGGTAGCCGACGACCAGCCAGGCCTCGACCCCGGGCTCCAGCTCGATCGGTGCCACCGGTCCGTACTGGTCGCGCAGCCGGGCGTACAGGCCGTGCGGGTCGTCGGCGACGGCGGTGCCGTACAGCGGGGTGAGCGGCACGCCGACCGGCAGCCCGCCGGGCAGCGCGGCGCCGGGGGGTGCACCGCCCGCGTGCGCCGGGCAGCCGGGCGGCGGGAGCGCGGTGCCGGGCTCGGGGTGCGTCATCGCTGGAGCTCCAGTACGGCCGTGGAGTGCAGGTGGTCGACGAAGTCGATCAGCAGGTCGTACGCGGCCCGCCGGTCCCGTGCGTCGCAGTAGAGGATCGGCGCCTCGGGCAGCAGGTCCAGCGCCGACCGCAGCTCCTCCTCCGGGTAGCTCGGGGTGTCCGGGAAGGTGTTGACGGCCACCGCGAACGGGATCCGCTGCTCCTCCAGCCGGCCGAGCACGTCGAAGGCCTCGTCCGGGCGGCGCAGGTCGACCATGGCGATGGCGCCGAGCGCGCCGCGCGACAGGTCGTCCCAGAGCGGCCAGAACCGCTGCTGGCCCGGAGTGCCGAAGAGGTAGAGGGCGAGCCGGGGGTTGAGCGTGATCCGGCCGAAGTCCAGCGCGACGGTGGTGGTGGTCTTCTCGCCGCGCCCGGTGAGGTCGTCGACGCCGCTGCTGGCGGCGGTCATGGTCTCCTCGGTGCGCAGCGGGGCGATCTCGCTGAGCGAGCCGACCAGCGTGGTCTTGCCGACCCCGAACGGGCCGGTGACGAGGATCTTGACCGCGCCCTGGACGGACGGCGGCAGGTACCGGGGCTCGGCGGGGCGGTCGACGGGCGCACCGGCGGGCGCGCCCGCGAGGGCGTCAGCGGAGTTGGCGGAGGCCAACGAGTACCTCTTCCAGGAGGGTTGTGGGCAGGCGTTCGGCCTGCGGGACGGGCGGGAGCACCTGGACGGCGCCGAGGTCCCAGAGGTCGCCGACCAGCACCTTGACGACGCCTAGCGGCAGCCCCAGGTAGGCGGCCACCTCGGCGACCGACAACAGGCTGCGGCAGAGGTCCAGGATCCGCTGGTGCTCGCGGTTGAGCAGTGCGTCCTCGGGCAGTTCGGGCCGGTCGGGTAAGGCGGTGACCAGACTCTCCACGGCCAGGGCGGTCCGGGTGGGGCGGCTGCGGCCGCCGGTGATGACGTAGGGCCGGACCGGCCCGTTCACCGCTGGTCCCCCGCCGCGAGGTCGGCGCGCGGCGGGCTGGTGAGGTGGGAGCCGATCCGTTCGACCAGGACCTGCATCTGGTAGGCGACCAGCCCGGCGTCCACGGCCTCGGCGGTCACCACGGCCAGGTGGGCGCCGGCGCCGGCGGCGACGATGAAGAGGTAGCCGCCGCCGTACTCGATGATGATCTGGCGGGTCGCGCTGCCGTGGCCGCCGAAGCCCTGGGCGACGCCGCGGGCCAGCGACTGGAGGCCCGAGCAGGCGGCGGCGAGCCGCTCGGCGTCCTCGCGGAGGATGCCCGCGCTGCGTCCGATCTCCAGGCCGTCGTTGGACACCACGACGGCGTGCCGGACCTCCGGGACGGAGACGATGTCGGCGAGCAGCCAGCCGAGGTCAGGGGTGGTGGTCATGGAATTCTCCGGAGCGCTGGGGAAGCTGGGGGGAAGCGGGAAGGGAAGGGTCGTGCGGGGTCGCCTGCGGCCGGCCGGGGTGCCGGTCGCCGTGGCGGGGGGAGCGGGCCTGGTCGGGTCCCTCGGAGCGGCCCGGGGAGGGGGCCTGGGGCCGACCGTGGGACCGGCCCTGCTCCTGGCCCGGGGAGAGGGCTGGGGAGGGGGCTGGGGAGGGGGCCTGGGCCCGGGCGGCCGAGCGGCCGCTGGCCGTGCCGGCCTGGAACATCGCCATGAACGCCTGTGCCTGCTGCGCCGAGCGGTACGGCGGAGCGGGCGCGGGGCTCGGCGCGGCGGCCGGGGCGTGCCGGGTGGCGCGGTCGCGCCGGTGGCTCCGGCGGGGCAGCGGCGGCGGGGTGGTGCCGGCCGCGGCCGCCCGGTCGGTGGACGGGTCGCCGGTGGACGGGGCGCCGGCCGGGTCGGTGCCGGGCGCTCCCGGGGTGCCGGACAGCGGCGGGTAGCCGGCGGCCGGCGGGTACAGCGGCGGGTACCCGGACGGCGCCGGGTAGCCGTACGGGTCCTGCGCGGACTGCGGGCCGGGCTGGTGCTGCCGCCCGTACCCGCCGCCGCCCGGCTGCCCGTGACCGCCCGGCTGTCCGTGACTGCCCGGCTGCCCGTACGCCTCGCGGGGCCCGTACGCGTCCTGGCCGTACGTGCCGTGGCCGTAGGCGTCCTGGCCGTACGCGTTCCCGGTGTGCGCGTCCTCGGGGCGGGGGCCCCGGGCGGGAGCGCCCGGGGACCTGTGCGCGCCCCGGGAGCCGGTCCCGCCCTGCGCGCCGTACGGGCCCGGAGCGCCGTGCCCCGCCTGCCGGCCGGGTTCGGGGGCGCCGGGCGGCGGGGGAGCGGGGGCCCGGTGCGGCCCGGGGCCGAACACCGCGTCGTCCGTGCCGTAGCCCGGGACGGTCGGCGGCAGCGGCTCGGTGAGCAGGGCGTTCGGCAGCAGCACCACGATCCGCACCCCGCCGTACGGCGAGGGCGCGGAGCTGAGGGTGACCCGGAACCCGTACTGCTCGGCGAGCCGGCCGACCGCGGCCAGGCCGAGCTGCGGGACCTCGCCGAGGCGGGAGACCTCCATCGCGGTCCCGCCGGCCAGTGCGGCGGCCGCCTTGGCGACGGCCTGCTCGGGCATGCCGACGCCGCCGTCGTCGATCTCGATGACGGCGCCGTTGTGCACCGGCATCAGGGTGACGAACACCTGGGTGCTGGGCGGGGAGTAGCGGGTGGCGTTGTCCAGCAGTTCGGCGACGGCGTGGATGAGCGCCTCGGCGGCGGCGCCGACCACGGCGGTCTCGATCCGGCTGCGGACCACCACGCGCTGGAACGGCAGGATGCGGGACTGGGCGCCGCGCACCACGTCCTCCAGCGAGACCGGCTCGGGCCAGTGCCGGCCGGCCCGGGCGCCGCAGAGGACGGCCAGGGTCTGGGCGAGCCGGGCCTGCTGGGCGGCGGCGTGGTCCGCCTTGAGCAGGCCCTCCAGCAGGGCCGGGTCGTCGTGGGTGCGTTCCATCTCGTCCAGCAGGGCCTGCTGGTCGTGGGCCATCACGAGGATCCGGCGGGCCACGCTGAGGAACGCCCGCTGGGTGGAGGCGTTGAGCTCCTGCTCCTGCTGGACGGCGGCCAGTTCGGCGCCGCGCCGGGCGAGTTCGGCGGCGAGCTGTTCCTTGAGCCGGTCGTTCTCGCGCTGCTGCTGGACGACCCGGCGGCGCTGGGTGGCGGAGACCGCGCGGTAGCGGGCGGCGGCCACGAAGGCGAGGGCGGCGAGAACGCCGGTTGCCGTTGCGCACCACTGAGTCATCGTCACGCCGCGAATTCTAGGGTGATGATCCTACGAAGGTGTGAACGGATCTCGCCAAGTGACCGGAACTCGTCGATATCCCGTCAATAGCACGCCGGACGACCGTTCTTCGGGCCCGATCCGACGGTCGGCGAACACTTCGGCCGCCCCCCGGCAAGGGCCTTATTGCCCTGATGACAACCGGTGCAACAACAGCAGGGCGACGTCGTCCGGGCGGGAGCGCCGCTCGGTGACGTTCAGGGTGAGCAGGTCGGCCAGCCGCTCCAGGGCCGGCCCCGGAGCCGACCGGACCGGGCCGGTGCCGCCGGCCCACAGCTCCAGCCCGCCGAGCATCCGGTGCACCGACTCGTCGTAGTCCTCCTCCCGGTCCTCCACCAGGCCGTCCGTGTACGCGAGCAGCGTCTCGCCGGGCGCCAGGTGCTCCACCACCAGCGGGTACGACGCGTCCGGGTCGACGCCCAGCGGCGGGCCGCCGGGCAGCTCCAGCTCCACCGCCCGGGCGTCCGCGGTGACCCGGACCGGGGCCGGATGACCCGCGCGGGCCGCCCGCAGCGTCCCGTCGGCGGGATCGAGGGTGAGGTACAGGCAGGTGGCGAACAGCTCGGTGTCCAGCTCGGCGAGCAGCCGGCTCGTCCGGGTCAGCGTGGCGGCCGGGTCGTGCCCGTCGGTGGCGTAGGCGCGCAGGCCGCTGCGCAGCTGCCCCATCACGGCCGTCGCCTCGGCGTTGTGGCCCTGGACGTCGCCGATCACCAGGCCGATCAGGCCGTGCGGCAGTCGCAGCAGGTCGTACCAGTCGCCGCCGATCTGCATGCCCTCGGTGCTCGGCAGGTAGCGGGCGGCGCTGGCGATCCCGGGCAGCCGGGGCAGCGAGCGCGGCAGCATCGCGCGCTGCAGCTCGGTGGCCCGGTGGTGGTGGGTGTCGTACAGCCGGGCGCGCTCCAGGGACTGGGCGAGGATCCCGGCGAAGGCCGAGTAGAGGGTGCGGTCCTCGCGGCCGAAGACGCGTTCGGTGGCGAAGGTGATCAGGCAGGAGCCGACCTGCCGGCCGGAGGCCACCAGCGGCAGCACCGCCCAGGCCGCCGGCGCGAGCGCCCCGCCGGCAGCGGGCCCGTCCGTCGGCTGCCCGTCCGGCGCCTGCCCGTCTGTTGTGCCCTGCCCGTCCGGCGCCTGCCCGTCCGGGCCGCGCGCGCTCCGGCTCGGCTCGCTGAACAGCGGCGCGGAACGGGCCAGCGCGCTCTGCATCACGCCCTCGGAGAGGTCGGCCAGTCGGGTGAGCTCGGAGCGCCGCGCGCCCCCGTAGACGGTGTGCGAGACGGGCAGCAGCCGGCCCTCGTCCACCAGGTCGAGCACGATGCCCGCGGCCCCGAAGGCCGGCCGGGCGACATCGGTGACGGCCGTCGTCACGTCGCGGACGGTGACCGCCCGGGAGAGCGCCCGGGTGAGGGCCAGCAGCAGCGCCGAACGGGCCCCGACCGCGGGGTCGCCGCCCTCCGGGGCGGCCGGGCGCTCCTCGGGGTCGCGGCCGTGGTCCCGGTCGGCGAGCAGCCCGGCGATCCGGACCGGCCGCCGGTGCACGTCCAGCATCACCTCCCCGGTCTCCTCGATCCGGATCACCCCGCCGCCCCGGCGCGGTACCCGGTAGCGGATCCGGTACGGGCCGCCGGTGTCGAGCGCCTCGGCGAGCGCGGCCTGGACGTCCGGCAGGTCCTCGGGGTGGACGAGCAGGTCGAGGTCCGGGGCGGGCGCCGGGCCGCCGCCGTCCGGCAGCGGCCGTCCGACCAGGCGGTGGGCGTGGTCGTCCCAGTAGGTCTCGCCGGTGACCAGGTCGCGTTCGAAGGCACCGTGCCCGGCGGCCCGGACGGCGAGCGAGAGCATCGGCTGGCCCGGTCCGGTGGCCGGGGCCGGGCCTGCCCCGTCGGGACCGGGGCCGGGGCGCACTCCGGCGGGCGCGCGCTGTCCGGTCCGCCCGGCGTGCCCGGCGTGCGCGCCCTGGTCGGACTGCGCCCGGCGCTCGGCCTGCGCGTGGTCGATCAGGTGGGCGAGCCGGTGCGCGCAGGCGTCGCCGAGGGTCTCCAGGACGTCGAGG from Kitasatospora sp. NBC_00458 includes:
- a CDS encoding sensor histidine kinase encodes the protein MTQWCATATGVLAALAFVAAARYRAVSATQRRRVVQQQRENDRLKEQLAAELARRGAELAAVQQEQELNASTQRAFLSVARRILVMAHDQQALLDEMERTHDDPALLEGLLKADHAAAQQARLAQTLAVLCGARAGRHWPEPVSLEDVVRGAQSRILPFQRVVVRSRIETAVVGAAAEALIHAVAELLDNATRYSPPSTQVFVTLMPVHNGAVIEIDDGGVGMPEQAVAKAAAALAGGTAMEVSRLGEVPQLGLAAVGRLAEQYGFRVTLSSAPSPYGGVRIVVLLPNALLTEPLPPTVPGYGTDDAVFGPGPHRAPAPPPPGAPEPGRQAGHGAPGPYGAQGGTGSRGAHRSPGAPARGPRPEDAHTGNAYGQDAYGHGTYGQDAYGPREAYGQPGSHGQPGGHGQPGGGGYGRQHQPGPQSAQDPYGYPAPSGYPPLYPPAAGYPPLSGTPGAPGTDPAGAPSTGDPSTDRAAAAGTTPPPLPRRSHRRDRATRHAPAAAPSPAPAPPYRSAQQAQAFMAMFQAGTASGRSAARAQAPSPAPSPALSPGQEQGRSHGRPQAPSPGRSEGPDQARSPRHGDRHPGRPQATPHDPSLPASPQLPQRSGEFHDHHP
- a CDS encoding SpoIIE family protein phosphatase is translated as MDPRSSPTARSAMRCVRLLLGCTSAAELLGTVLSEGPNWITGEGSALYLLDSAGMLRLTASHGLPDWAHERYGVVDPTGDLPAATALRLRRPYLLSPERTSVDYPNRNAGMGTGMVAVIALPMVVDEQPLGVLALALAHRGTVPRRDLDVLETLGDACAHRLAHLIDHAQAERRAQSDQGAHAGHAGRTGQRAPAGVRPGPGPDGAGPAPATGPGQPMLSLAVRAAGHGAFERDLVTGETYWDDHAHRLVGRPLPDGGGPAPAPDLDLLVHPEDLPDVQAALAEALDTGGPYRIRYRVPRRGGGVIRIEETGEVMLDVHRRPVRIAGLLADRDHGRDPEERPAAPEGGDPAVGARSALLLALTRALSRAVTVRDVTTAVTDVARPAFGAAGIVLDLVDEGRLLPVSHTVYGGARRSELTRLADLSEGVMQSALARSAPLFSEPSRSARGPDGQAPDGQGTTDGQAPDGQPTDGPAAGGALAPAAWAVLPLVASGRQVGSCLITFATERVFGREDRTLYSAFAGILAQSLERARLYDTHHHRATELQRAMLPRSLPRLPGIASAARYLPSTEGMQIGGDWYDLLRLPHGLIGLVIGDVQGHNAEATAVMGQLRSGLRAYATDGHDPAATLTRTSRLLAELDTELFATCLYLTLDPADGTLRAARAGHPAPVRVTADARAVELELPGGPPLGVDPDASYPLVVEHLAPGETLLAYTDGLVEDREEDYDESVHRMLGGLELWAGGTGPVRSAPGPALERLADLLTLNVTERRSRPDDVALLLLHRLSSGQ
- a CDS encoding DUF742 domain-containing protein, which encodes MNGPVRPYVITGGRSRPTRTALAVESLVTALPDRPELPEDALLNREHQRILDLCRSLLSVAEVAAYLGLPLGVVKVLVGDLWDLGAVQVLPPVPQAERLPTTLLEEVLVGLRQLR
- a CDS encoding cytochrome P450; translated protein: MTHPEPGTALPPPGCPAHAGGAPPGAALPGGLPVGVPLTPLYGTAVADDPHGLYARLRDQYGPVAPIELEPGVEAWLVVGYPELLELTRNEALFSKDSRRWRVPAEGRLAADSRLQPMTAWRPTLLNLDGAEHQRLRAAVADTLAQIDHRQLRETTETAADALIDSWGPDGTADLVAQYARRLPLLVFTQLLGLPAETGQHLIQLISHIADSGAESVRANTEFQAILVDLVRHRRTTPGADLTSWLLAHPAALTDEEAVHHLVVMMVAGNETTICWTGNTLRLLLTDRRFRATLTGGRLTVSDALEEVLWRDPPTQNFPGRWATGDTVLGGQYISRGDMLVLGLAAANADPAAQGTGALGHGALGGNRAHLAWGAGKHVCPAQQPARIIVETAVETLLHRLPDLQLAVPAGELAWRPSPWSRALVSLPVLYSAFTPPRPPAPERPTAWTPPLPPSTTAPATEPSPSEEGPAPEQTAPSGSTPSDGTSTGRTPGSGKPARRSWWSSLAGWWSGQ
- a CDS encoding GTP-binding protein, which translates into the protein MPPSVQGAVKILVTGPFGVGKTTLVGSLSEIAPLRTEETMTAASSGVDDLTGRGEKTTTTVALDFGRITLNPRLALYLFGTPGQQRFWPLWDDLSRGALGAIAMVDLRRPDEAFDVLGRLEEQRIPFAVAVNTFPDTPSYPEEELRSALDLLPEAPILYCDARDRRAAYDLLIDFVDHLHSTAVLELQR
- a CDS encoding roadblock/LC7 domain-containing protein, with the translated sequence MTTTPDLGWLLADIVSVPEVRHAVVVSNDGLEIGRSAGILREDAERLAAACSGLQSLARGVAQGFGGHGSATRQIIIEYGGGYLFIVAAGAGAHLAVVTAEAVDAGLVAYQMQVLVERIGSHLTSPPRADLAAGDQR